Proteins encoded together in one Centropristis striata isolate RG_2023a ecotype Rhode Island chromosome 6, C.striata_1.0, whole genome shotgun sequence window:
- the ces3 gene encoding carboxylesterase 3 isoform X3 produces MRTTLFIVCILPVLTAIAQPTPAGSTDPVVSLKNGRIRGEYVTVKGTERRVKQYLGIPFARAPVGPLRLAAPQDAEPWEGERDGTRQPPMCIQDPQLVVEVSKTMSITYTPSGLSEDCLYLNVYTPAEAKKGDKLAVMVWIHGGGLSMGAASQYDGSSLAAYENIVMVIIQYRLGILGFLSTGDEHAQGNWGLLDQLAALKWVQENIEDFGGDPQTVTVAGESAGGISASILTLSAQSKGLFQRAIFQSGVATTGNYTTSHPLGHAKIVANITGCDRGSTEQLVQCMREKSQDELVDATKKMTIFLTAVVDGVFLTDTAEELLIRKEVLKVPVMMGITNHEFGWILPQNFVPPGWENGMTRESVLPVMNLFNPAGASSVNTLLLDEYMKDAKTPEDIRDRFTEIMGDLIMTLPVVKVAGYHTDAGAPVYMYEFAHRAELHQHTRPSFVKADHADDVGFMFGGCFWNGNIKITGNITKEEERLCRTMMSYWSNFARTGSPNGPGLVNWPQYDRQKQEYMELGLTQMVRQKLKKDRVHFVNVVLPQKLEQLAIAKAAAAKPGK; encoded by the exons ATGAGAACAACGCTGTTCATTGTGTGTATCCTTCCTGTGCTGACAGCGATAGCACAGCCAACACCAG CAGGGAGCACTGACCCTGTGGTTTCTCTGAAAAATGGCCGAATCCGAGGGGAATACGTTACGGTTAAAGGCACAGAGAGGAGAGTGAAGCAATACCTGGGAATCCCCTTCGCCCGGGCCCCTGTGGGGCCCCTCCGCTTGGCTGCTCCACAGGATGCAGAGCCCTGGGAAGGGGAGAGAGACGGCACACGGCAGCCTCCCAT GTGTATCCAGGATCCACAATTGGTTGTGGAAGTTTCTAAGACAATGTCAATCACCTACACCCCATCAGGGCTTTCAGAGGACTGTCTGTATCTGAACGTATACACTCCAGCTGAGGCAAAAAAAGGGGACAAACTGGCG GTGATGGTGTGGATCCATGGTGGAGGTCTTTCAATGGGTGCAGCTTCTCAGTATGACGGCTCTTCATTGGCTGCCTATGAAAACATAGTGATGGTTATTATTCAATATCGCCTTGGCATTCTTGGATTCCTGAG CACTGGAGACGAGCATGCTCAGGGAAACTGGGGTTTGTTGGATCAGCTAGCAGCCCTGAAATGGGTGCAAGAAAATATTGAGGACTTTGGTGGCGATCCACAAACTGTCACAGTTGCTGGAGAATCTGCAGGAGGCATCAGTGCATCCATACTG ACCCTGTCTGCACAATCGAAAGGACTGTTTCAGAGGGCAATTTTTCAAAGTGGAGTAGCAACAACTGGGAACTACACTACGAGTCATCCTTTGGGCCATGCCAAG ATTGTTGCCAACATTACTGGATGTGACCGCGGCAGCACAGAGCAACTGGTACAATGCATGAGGGAAAAGAGTCAAGATGAGCTTGTTGATGCAACTAAAAAG ATGACCATTTTCCTGACAGCCGTGGTGGATGGCGTGTTTCTGACCGACACAGCAGAGGAGCTTCTCATCAGGAAAGAAGTGTTGAAGGTTCCAGTGATGATGGGAATAACCAACCATGAGTTTGGATGGATCCTGCCTCAG AACTTCGTCCCTCCCGGCTGGGAGAACGGTATGACAAGAGAGTCTGTGCTGCCAGTGATGAACCTCTTCAATCCTGCAGGG GCCTCCTCTGTCAATACCCTCCTCCTCGATGAATACATGAAAGATGCTAAAACACCAGAGGACATCAGAGACAGATTCACTGAAATCATGGGAGACCTGATTATGACGCTGCCTGTAGTCAAGGTGGCGGGATACCACACAG ATGCAGGTGCTCCAGTTTACATGTATGAGTTTGCACACCGTGCAGAGCTACACCAACACACCAGACCCAGTTTTGTGAAGGCAGATCATGCAGATGATGTTGGCTTCATGTTTGGTGGATGTTTCTGGAatggaaatataaaaatcaCAG GCAACATTaccaaggaggaggagagactcTGTAGGACCATGATGTCATACTGGAGCAATTTTGCCCGTACTGG CTCTCCCAATGGTCCTGGGCTCGTCAACTGGCCTCAGTATGACAGACAGAAGCAGGAGTACATGGAGCTGGGCCTGACGCAGATGGTGAGACAGAAACTGAAGAAAGACAGGGTCcattttgttaacgtcgtcctCCCTCAGAAGCTGGAACAGCTAGCAATAGCAAAAGCTGCTGCAGCCAAACCTGGAAAGTGA
- the ces3 gene encoding carboxylesterase 3 isoform X2: MLEETGLKSTDLLLHTDVHRMTEHFCSVRMRTTLFIVCILPVLTAIAQPTPGSTDPVVSLKNGRIRGEYVTVKGTERRVKQYLGIPFARAPVGPLRLAAPQDAEPWEGERDGTRQPPMCIQDPQLVVEVSKTMSITYTPSGLSEDCLYLNVYTPAEAKKGDKLAVMVWIHGGGLSMGAASQYDGSSLAAYENIVMVIIQYRLGILGFLSTGDEHAQGNWGLLDQLAALKWVQENIEDFGGDPQTVTVAGESAGGISASILTLSAQSKGLFQRAIFQSGVATTGNYTTSHPLGHAKIVANITGCDRGSTEQLVQCMREKSQDELVDATKKMTIFLTAVVDGVFLTDTAEELLIRKEVLKVPVMMGITNHEFGWILPQNFVPPGWENGMTRESVLPVMNLFNPAGASSVNTLLLDEYMKDAKTPEDIRDRFTEIMGDLIMTLPVVKVAGYHTDAGAPVYMYEFAHRAELHQHTRPSFVKADHADDVGFMFGGCFWNGNIKITGNITKEEERLCRTMMSYWSNFARTGSPNGPGLVNWPQYDRQKQEYMELGLTQMVRQKLKKDRVHFVNVVLPQKLEQLAIAKAAAAKPGK; the protein is encoded by the exons ATGTTGGAGGAGACAGGCTTAAAATCCACAGACCTACTGCTGCACACCGATGTACATCGGATGACTGAGCATTTTTG CTCGGTCAGGATGAGAACAACGCTGTTCATTGTGTGTATCCTTCCTGTGCTGACAGCGATAGCACAGCCAACACCAG GGAGCACTGACCCTGTGGTTTCTCTGAAAAATGGCCGAATCCGAGGGGAATACGTTACGGTTAAAGGCACAGAGAGGAGAGTGAAGCAATACCTGGGAATCCCCTTCGCCCGGGCCCCTGTGGGGCCCCTCCGCTTGGCTGCTCCACAGGATGCAGAGCCCTGGGAAGGGGAGAGAGACGGCACACGGCAGCCTCCCAT GTGTATCCAGGATCCACAATTGGTTGTGGAAGTTTCTAAGACAATGTCAATCACCTACACCCCATCAGGGCTTTCAGAGGACTGTCTGTATCTGAACGTATACACTCCAGCTGAGGCAAAAAAAGGGGACAAACTGGCG GTGATGGTGTGGATCCATGGTGGAGGTCTTTCAATGGGTGCAGCTTCTCAGTATGACGGCTCTTCATTGGCTGCCTATGAAAACATAGTGATGGTTATTATTCAATATCGCCTTGGCATTCTTGGATTCCTGAG CACTGGAGACGAGCATGCTCAGGGAAACTGGGGTTTGTTGGATCAGCTAGCAGCCCTGAAATGGGTGCAAGAAAATATTGAGGACTTTGGTGGCGATCCACAAACTGTCACAGTTGCTGGAGAATCTGCAGGAGGCATCAGTGCATCCATACTG ACCCTGTCTGCACAATCGAAAGGACTGTTTCAGAGGGCAATTTTTCAAAGTGGAGTAGCAACAACTGGGAACTACACTACGAGTCATCCTTTGGGCCATGCCAAG ATTGTTGCCAACATTACTGGATGTGACCGCGGCAGCACAGAGCAACTGGTACAATGCATGAGGGAAAAGAGTCAAGATGAGCTTGTTGATGCAACTAAAAAG ATGACCATTTTCCTGACAGCCGTGGTGGATGGCGTGTTTCTGACCGACACAGCAGAGGAGCTTCTCATCAGGAAAGAAGTGTTGAAGGTTCCAGTGATGATGGGAATAACCAACCATGAGTTTGGATGGATCCTGCCTCAG AACTTCGTCCCTCCCGGCTGGGAGAACGGTATGACAAGAGAGTCTGTGCTGCCAGTGATGAACCTCTTCAATCCTGCAGGG GCCTCCTCTGTCAATACCCTCCTCCTCGATGAATACATGAAAGATGCTAAAACACCAGAGGACATCAGAGACAGATTCACTGAAATCATGGGAGACCTGATTATGACGCTGCCTGTAGTCAAGGTGGCGGGATACCACACAG ATGCAGGTGCTCCAGTTTACATGTATGAGTTTGCACACCGTGCAGAGCTACACCAACACACCAGACCCAGTTTTGTGAAGGCAGATCATGCAGATGATGTTGGCTTCATGTTTGGTGGATGTTTCTGGAatggaaatataaaaatcaCAG GCAACATTaccaaggaggaggagagactcTGTAGGACCATGATGTCATACTGGAGCAATTTTGCCCGTACTGG CTCTCCCAATGGTCCTGGGCTCGTCAACTGGCCTCAGTATGACAGACAGAAGCAGGAGTACATGGAGCTGGGCCTGACGCAGATGGTGAGACAGAAACTGAAGAAAGACAGGGTCcattttgttaacgtcgtcctCCCTCAGAAGCTGGAACAGCTAGCAATAGCAAAAGCTGCTGCAGCCAAACCTGGAAAGTGA
- the ces3 gene encoding carboxylesterase 3 isoform X4: MRTTLFIVCILPVLTAIAQPTPGSTDPVVSLKNGRIRGEYVTVKGTERRVKQYLGIPFARAPVGPLRLAAPQDAEPWEGERDGTRQPPMCIQDPQLVVEVSKTMSITYTPSGLSEDCLYLNVYTPAEAKKGDKLAVMVWIHGGGLSMGAASQYDGSSLAAYENIVMVIIQYRLGILGFLSTGDEHAQGNWGLLDQLAALKWVQENIEDFGGDPQTVTVAGESAGGISASILTLSAQSKGLFQRAIFQSGVATTGNYTTSHPLGHAKIVANITGCDRGSTEQLVQCMREKSQDELVDATKKMTIFLTAVVDGVFLTDTAEELLIRKEVLKVPVMMGITNHEFGWILPQNFVPPGWENGMTRESVLPVMNLFNPAGASSVNTLLLDEYMKDAKTPEDIRDRFTEIMGDLIMTLPVVKVAGYHTDAGAPVYMYEFAHRAELHQHTRPSFVKADHADDVGFMFGGCFWNGNIKITGNITKEEERLCRTMMSYWSNFARTGSPNGPGLVNWPQYDRQKQEYMELGLTQMVRQKLKKDRVHFVNVVLPQKLEQLAIAKAAAAKPGK; encoded by the exons ATGAGAACAACGCTGTTCATTGTGTGTATCCTTCCTGTGCTGACAGCGATAGCACAGCCAACACCAG GGAGCACTGACCCTGTGGTTTCTCTGAAAAATGGCCGAATCCGAGGGGAATACGTTACGGTTAAAGGCACAGAGAGGAGAGTGAAGCAATACCTGGGAATCCCCTTCGCCCGGGCCCCTGTGGGGCCCCTCCGCTTGGCTGCTCCACAGGATGCAGAGCCCTGGGAAGGGGAGAGAGACGGCACACGGCAGCCTCCCAT GTGTATCCAGGATCCACAATTGGTTGTGGAAGTTTCTAAGACAATGTCAATCACCTACACCCCATCAGGGCTTTCAGAGGACTGTCTGTATCTGAACGTATACACTCCAGCTGAGGCAAAAAAAGGGGACAAACTGGCG GTGATGGTGTGGATCCATGGTGGAGGTCTTTCAATGGGTGCAGCTTCTCAGTATGACGGCTCTTCATTGGCTGCCTATGAAAACATAGTGATGGTTATTATTCAATATCGCCTTGGCATTCTTGGATTCCTGAG CACTGGAGACGAGCATGCTCAGGGAAACTGGGGTTTGTTGGATCAGCTAGCAGCCCTGAAATGGGTGCAAGAAAATATTGAGGACTTTGGTGGCGATCCACAAACTGTCACAGTTGCTGGAGAATCTGCAGGAGGCATCAGTGCATCCATACTG ACCCTGTCTGCACAATCGAAAGGACTGTTTCAGAGGGCAATTTTTCAAAGTGGAGTAGCAACAACTGGGAACTACACTACGAGTCATCCTTTGGGCCATGCCAAG ATTGTTGCCAACATTACTGGATGTGACCGCGGCAGCACAGAGCAACTGGTACAATGCATGAGGGAAAAGAGTCAAGATGAGCTTGTTGATGCAACTAAAAAG ATGACCATTTTCCTGACAGCCGTGGTGGATGGCGTGTTTCTGACCGACACAGCAGAGGAGCTTCTCATCAGGAAAGAAGTGTTGAAGGTTCCAGTGATGATGGGAATAACCAACCATGAGTTTGGATGGATCCTGCCTCAG AACTTCGTCCCTCCCGGCTGGGAGAACGGTATGACAAGAGAGTCTGTGCTGCCAGTGATGAACCTCTTCAATCCTGCAGGG GCCTCCTCTGTCAATACCCTCCTCCTCGATGAATACATGAAAGATGCTAAAACACCAGAGGACATCAGAGACAGATTCACTGAAATCATGGGAGACCTGATTATGACGCTGCCTGTAGTCAAGGTGGCGGGATACCACACAG ATGCAGGTGCTCCAGTTTACATGTATGAGTTTGCACACCGTGCAGAGCTACACCAACACACCAGACCCAGTTTTGTGAAGGCAGATCATGCAGATGATGTTGGCTTCATGTTTGGTGGATGTTTCTGGAatggaaatataaaaatcaCAG GCAACATTaccaaggaggaggagagactcTGTAGGACCATGATGTCATACTGGAGCAATTTTGCCCGTACTGG CTCTCCCAATGGTCCTGGGCTCGTCAACTGGCCTCAGTATGACAGACAGAAGCAGGAGTACATGGAGCTGGGCCTGACGCAGATGGTGAGACAGAAACTGAAGAAAGACAGGGTCcattttgttaacgtcgtcctCCCTCAGAAGCTGGAACAGCTAGCAATAGCAAAAGCTGCTGCAGCCAAACCTGGAAAGTGA
- the ces3 gene encoding carboxylesterase 3 isoform X1: MLEETGLKSTDLLLHTDVHRMTEHFCSVRMRTTLFIVCILPVLTAIAQPTPAGSTDPVVSLKNGRIRGEYVTVKGTERRVKQYLGIPFARAPVGPLRLAAPQDAEPWEGERDGTRQPPMCIQDPQLVVEVSKTMSITYTPSGLSEDCLYLNVYTPAEAKKGDKLAVMVWIHGGGLSMGAASQYDGSSLAAYENIVMVIIQYRLGILGFLSTGDEHAQGNWGLLDQLAALKWVQENIEDFGGDPQTVTVAGESAGGISASILTLSAQSKGLFQRAIFQSGVATTGNYTTSHPLGHAKIVANITGCDRGSTEQLVQCMREKSQDELVDATKKMTIFLTAVVDGVFLTDTAEELLIRKEVLKVPVMMGITNHEFGWILPQNFVPPGWENGMTRESVLPVMNLFNPAGASSVNTLLLDEYMKDAKTPEDIRDRFTEIMGDLIMTLPVVKVAGYHTDAGAPVYMYEFAHRAELHQHTRPSFVKADHADDVGFMFGGCFWNGNIKITGNITKEEERLCRTMMSYWSNFARTGSPNGPGLVNWPQYDRQKQEYMELGLTQMVRQKLKKDRVHFVNVVLPQKLEQLAIAKAAAAKPGK; this comes from the exons ATGTTGGAGGAGACAGGCTTAAAATCCACAGACCTACTGCTGCACACCGATGTACATCGGATGACTGAGCATTTTTG CTCGGTCAGGATGAGAACAACGCTGTTCATTGTGTGTATCCTTCCTGTGCTGACAGCGATAGCACAGCCAACACCAG CAGGGAGCACTGACCCTGTGGTTTCTCTGAAAAATGGCCGAATCCGAGGGGAATACGTTACGGTTAAAGGCACAGAGAGGAGAGTGAAGCAATACCTGGGAATCCCCTTCGCCCGGGCCCCTGTGGGGCCCCTCCGCTTGGCTGCTCCACAGGATGCAGAGCCCTGGGAAGGGGAGAGAGACGGCACACGGCAGCCTCCCAT GTGTATCCAGGATCCACAATTGGTTGTGGAAGTTTCTAAGACAATGTCAATCACCTACACCCCATCAGGGCTTTCAGAGGACTGTCTGTATCTGAACGTATACACTCCAGCTGAGGCAAAAAAAGGGGACAAACTGGCG GTGATGGTGTGGATCCATGGTGGAGGTCTTTCAATGGGTGCAGCTTCTCAGTATGACGGCTCTTCATTGGCTGCCTATGAAAACATAGTGATGGTTATTATTCAATATCGCCTTGGCATTCTTGGATTCCTGAG CACTGGAGACGAGCATGCTCAGGGAAACTGGGGTTTGTTGGATCAGCTAGCAGCCCTGAAATGGGTGCAAGAAAATATTGAGGACTTTGGTGGCGATCCACAAACTGTCACAGTTGCTGGAGAATCTGCAGGAGGCATCAGTGCATCCATACTG ACCCTGTCTGCACAATCGAAAGGACTGTTTCAGAGGGCAATTTTTCAAAGTGGAGTAGCAACAACTGGGAACTACACTACGAGTCATCCTTTGGGCCATGCCAAG ATTGTTGCCAACATTACTGGATGTGACCGCGGCAGCACAGAGCAACTGGTACAATGCATGAGGGAAAAGAGTCAAGATGAGCTTGTTGATGCAACTAAAAAG ATGACCATTTTCCTGACAGCCGTGGTGGATGGCGTGTTTCTGACCGACACAGCAGAGGAGCTTCTCATCAGGAAAGAAGTGTTGAAGGTTCCAGTGATGATGGGAATAACCAACCATGAGTTTGGATGGATCCTGCCTCAG AACTTCGTCCCTCCCGGCTGGGAGAACGGTATGACAAGAGAGTCTGTGCTGCCAGTGATGAACCTCTTCAATCCTGCAGGG GCCTCCTCTGTCAATACCCTCCTCCTCGATGAATACATGAAAGATGCTAAAACACCAGAGGACATCAGAGACAGATTCACTGAAATCATGGGAGACCTGATTATGACGCTGCCTGTAGTCAAGGTGGCGGGATACCACACAG ATGCAGGTGCTCCAGTTTACATGTATGAGTTTGCACACCGTGCAGAGCTACACCAACACACCAGACCCAGTTTTGTGAAGGCAGATCATGCAGATGATGTTGGCTTCATGTTTGGTGGATGTTTCTGGAatggaaatataaaaatcaCAG GCAACATTaccaaggaggaggagagactcTGTAGGACCATGATGTCATACTGGAGCAATTTTGCCCGTACTGG CTCTCCCAATGGTCCTGGGCTCGTCAACTGGCCTCAGTATGACAGACAGAAGCAGGAGTACATGGAGCTGGGCCTGACGCAGATGGTGAGACAGAAACTGAAGAAAGACAGGGTCcattttgttaacgtcgtcctCCCTCAGAAGCTGGAACAGCTAGCAATAGCAAAAGCTGCTGCAGCCAAACCTGGAAAGTGA